The Solirubrobacter pauli sequence AGAGGTCGACCTGGCCCAGCTTCAGCGCGCGGACGACCGCCGCGAGGTCGTCGACGGCGTACGCGGTGGCGAACAGCGACGGGTCGCCGTAGCGGCGCCGGATCTCGCTCGCGCACCGGGCCGCGGGGCGCGCGAACCCCGGCCCGCTCGTCCGGCCGTCGAACGACTGCACCGAGCGGCAGTCGATGAGCGCCGACCCGCCGGTGCCGCGGTTGTCGACCAGCAGCAGGTCGCGCGACTCGAGCAGCGGGCCGAAGATCGCGCGGTACTCGGCGCGCGTGCCCGTCGACGGATAGCCCGGGCCGCCTTCGACGGCGACGATCGGCGGTCCATCCGGCTTCCGCGCCCGGTACAGCCGGAACGCGACGTCGATCGACCGCCCGCGCGGCCGCTCGGGGTCGAGCGGCCGCCGCAGCTCCCCGCACACCGCGCCGCCACACCGCCGCAGCTCGCCCGCAGCCTGCGCCGGCGCGGCGAAGGCCAGGACGAGCGCGGCGACGGCGAGCGCGCGCAGCATGCGCCGAGACTAGTTCAGAGCCATGTTCGGCTCGCCCTTCGCGTTCAGGCCCGTGCCGCGGGCACACGCCCCGCCACGTGGCGCACCGCTGTTGTAGGCCTGGCGGAAGCAGTTGCGCAGCGCGAGCTGGCCCCAGTAGTTCGGGTGCCCGTCCTCCTGCAGCTGGTACGGGCCGAAGATCGTCGACGTGGTGCGGATCTGGTGCACCCACTCGGTCTTGTCGACCGCGCCCGGCGACTGCCAGGTCGCGACGCCCTTCTCCTCCAGCAGCCCGACCGTGCTCTCGCACAGGCGGCGCCCGTTGAGCGCCCCGACGGCGTCCAGGACCTGCACGTTGGACATGCCCGCGACCGCGTTCTTCACGGTGTTGTTGAGCGTCTCCACGACGGTGTTGCGCGCCCAGTTGACGTCGGCGTTCCAGGCGCCGCAGCCGCCGACCGACTGGCGCGACCAGCCGGTCTCCGGGTAGCGCATCCCGCCCGACAGCGGCAACGGCGCCGAGTACGTCTGCGCGAGGATCTCGTAGCGGGACTCGTCGTAGCCGGCGTTGCCCATCGCCTGCTTGAGGCGGTTGAAGGCCGCGCGCACGTTGGTCGTGATCGCGTTGATGTTCGCGGCCGAGAACATCGCGGTCAGGTTCGAGTCGTCGTGGCAGTAGTTCTTCCACCAGGACGGCGACGTGATCCAGTTGGTCACGCACGTCTCGAGGATGTCGGCGAACCCGTAGTCGTTGGCGCCGATCAGCACGACGACCGCCTTGATGTCCGGGTCCGTGCTCGCGAGGTCCTGCAGCATCCGCGCCTGGCCCTTGTTCGCGCCGGAGACCGCGAAGTCCAGGCCGGGCTTCCACTTGCCGTCGCTGGTGCGCGAGTAGGTCCGAGCGCCGGAGCAGGCGAGGTTGACGCTCTTCACGCGGTCGCCGATGTGCACCTCGGCCGATCGCGACCGATGGCAGCCGGGCGTCGACTCCGCGCCGCCCGCGTCGTCGTACGCCCCGGCGCCGAGCGCGTCGGTCTTCGACGCGGACTGGTTCGTGTTGCCCGCCCAGCGCCCGGCCTCGCCGGAGATCGCGGAGTCGCCGACGGCGACCACGGTGTCCGCGGACGCCGCGGATGGCAGGGCGGCAGCGACACAGAGTGCGGCCAGGGGGATCCAGCGTGCGCGCATCGGGGCTCTCCTCATCACTCGAACGGGTGGATCAGATCACGTGCGGCTTGGCACAAGCTTGGGTTAAGGCAGGATCCCCCGGTGCTGACCGTCGAGATCGATCCCGCCGAAGCGGGATTCGATGCGCGCCGCCTCGCGCGCATCGACACCCACTACGCCCGCTACGTCGACGAGGGCAAGCTGCCCGGCTTCCTGGCCGTGGTGGCGCGCGACGGCAAGGTCGTGCACGTGGCCAAGGCCGGTCGCGCGGACCTCGAGGCCGGCCGCGCGGTCGCCGACGACACGCTCTGGCGCATCTACTCGATGACCAAGCCGATCACCTCCGTCGCCGCGATGCTGCTGTGGGAGGAGGGCGCGTTCGAGCTCAAGGACCCGGTCGCCAAGTACATCCCCGCGTTCGCGGACGCGCGCGTGTGGGCGGGCGGGAACCAGAACGCGCCGGTCACGCGGCCGGCGGTCGAGCCCGTGCGCATCTGGCACCTCCTCACGCACACGGCGGGCATGACGTACGGCTTCCACTACGCGCACCCGCTCGACGGCGTCTATCGCGCGCACGGCTACGAGTTCGGCAGCCGCGACTCGCTCGAGGACACGGTGAACGCGTGGGCGCGGCTGCCGCTGCTGTTCGAGCCGGGCACCGAGTTCAACTACTCGGTGGCGACCGACGTCGTCGGCCGGCTGGTCGAGGTGCTCTCCGGGCAGCCACTGGACGTGTTCCTCCAGGAGCGCATCTTCGATCCGCTGGGGATGACCGACACCGCGTTCAGCGCCGTCGACCCCGACCGGATGGCCGCCCTGTACGAGCCCGGCCTCAAGCGCAACGACCGCCTCGGCGCGCCCGCGCTGCATCCGCCGGAGATGCTCTCGGGTGGCGGTGGGCTCGTCGGCACCGCGGCCGACTACCACCGCTTCACGTCGATGCTGGTCCGCGACGGCGCGCCGCTCCTCGCCCCGCGCACGCTGCGCCTGATGGCCCAGAACCACCTGCCGGGCGGCGCGGAGCTCAAGGACATCGCGCGCCCGACGATCTCCGAGACGCAGAACGACGGCATGGGCTTCGGGCTGGGCTTCTCCGTCGTGCTCGATCCCCCGGCGACCAAGATCGCCACCGCGCCGGGCGAGCTCGCCTGGGGTGGCCTGGCGAGCACCGCGTTCTGGGTCTCCCCGCAGGACCGACTGAGCGTGCAGTTCTTCACGCAGCTGATCCCGTCGAGCACGTACCCGCTGCGGTCGCAGCTGCGTCAGCTCGTCTATCAGGCGATGATGGAGTGATGCGCGCGAAGCTCGTCGGCGTTCCCGGATCGCATCCCGTCATCAGCGCGGAGCTGATGCTCCGCCACAAGGGCGTCGAGTACACCCGCCTGGACCTGCCGAACATGACCCACAAGGTCATGCTGCCGCTGCTGCGCTTCCGCGGCTCGACGGTGCCGGTGATGACGATCGAAGGCAAGCGCGTCTCCGGCACGATGCGGATCGCGCGGGCGCTGGAGACGCTCGTCCCGGAGCCGCCGATGCTGATCCAGGACACGGGCGAGGAGGCGTGGGCGGACTCCGTGCTGCAGGACGGCGTGCGCCAGCTCGCCCGCTACGCGATCGGCCAGGACGAGGAGGCGATGGCGAGCTTCCTGCATCAGCCGCTGCTCGGCATCCCGGTGGGCGTCGTCAAGCCGACCCTGCCGGTGCTGCGCCCGGTCGTCGCGCGCCAGATGCGGCCCAAGCCGGGCACCGCGCAGGCGTGCCTGCAGGCCCTGCCCGGGCAGCTGGACCGCGTCGACGCGCTCCTGGCCGAGGGCGTGATCGGTGGCGAGCGGCCGAACGTCGTCGACTTCCAGGTCGCGCCGTCGGTGCGGTTGATGCTCACCTTCGACCAGCTGCGCGAGCACATCGACGCGCGCCCCGCGGGGCAGCACGCCCGGCGCTACGTTCCCGATTATCCCGGCCGGTTCCGGGCAGTATTCCCGGACGCATGGCTGCCGCTGTAAGACACGACGTCACCATCGGGAGCGAGGTCGCCGCCTGGCTCTGGCATCCCGAGGGCGCGAAGGGCTGCGTCGTGCTGGGCCACGGGCTCTCCGCCGTGCGCGACCAGCGGCTCGACGCCTTCGCCGAGCGCTTCGCCGAGGCCGGCCTCGCGGCGCTCGCGTTCGACTACCGCCACTTCGGCGCGAGCAGCGGGCAGCCCCGCCAGCTGCTGGACATCAAGCGCCAGCTCGAGGATTGGCGCACCGCGGTCGCCTACGCCCGCGGGCTCGAGGGCGTCGAGCGCGTCGGCCTGTTCGGCTCCTCGTTCGGCGGCGGCCACGCGACCGAGATCGCCGCGAGCGACCCGAGCATCAGCGCGGTCGTCCTGCAGTGCGCGATGGTCGACGGCCTGCCGGCCGCCCTCAAGATCCCGCCCAAGACGACCGCGAAGCTGGCGAAGGTCGCGCTGCAGGACGAGATCGGCTCACGGCTCGGGCGCAAGCCCAAGTACGTGCCTGCGGTCGGCGCCCCGGGGGAGCTCGCGCTCATGAGCACCGAGGACGCCGTCTCCGGCTTCGCGTCGATGACGCCCGAGAACTCGCTCTGGGTGAACGCCGTGGCCGCCCGCATCGGCCTGTGGGTCGGCACCTACCGGCCGGCCCGCAACGCGGCGTCGATCACGTGCCCGGTCCTGGTCGCGCTGTGCGAGAAGGACTCGCTCGTCTCCAACGAGGCGCTCGAGAAGCTGGCGGACGCGGCGCCGCAGGGCGAGCTCGTCCGCTACCCGATCGGCCACTTCGAGCTCTACAGCGGCGAGTGGTTCGAGCGGGCGGTGACGCGCGAAGCGGAGTTCTTCGCGCGCCACCTGAGCGCGTGAGCTACTCGCTGATCTGGATGTAGACGCGCTTGCGGGCGCCGGCCGCCGTCGCCGTGCCGTCGCTGTTGCGCGCGCTGAACACGAACGCGTTCGGCGTCTTGGCGTTGGCCGGCGCGCACTCGACCGCCGCGGTCTGGCAGCGCGCGACGCTGACCTCGCCACCGAAGTTCGGGTCGGCGGTGCCGTCGCCGGACTGGTCGATCTTGTTCTGGATCGCGATCGTCGCCTGCAGGCCCTTGCCCTCGAGCGAGGCGCCGGCGTCGATGTAGACGTTCGCGTTCGTCTGGTAGGCGTCGAGGATCGTGAAGCCGCCCGACTGCTCCTCGATCTGCCCCGCCTCGTTGACGAGCAGCCAGCGGGTCTTCAGGGACGCGGCGTCGGCGCCGTCCACGCGGTCGGCGTTCAGGCCCGTGGCCACGCCGGTCGCGTTGGTGGTGAACGGGCGCTTGCCGTCGCCGCCGTTGCCGACGGTGATCGTGCCCGCCGTCTCCCCGCCCGCGGCGTTGAACTCGAACGCGAACCCGTTCGCGAGGTTGTTGGCCCGGATGCACGGGTTCTTCGGCGGGTTGGCCGCCGAGCCGCCCGCCGTCGACCGGCAGCCGTAGATCGCGCCGCCGCCCGTCGCGGACTTGTTGGACTGCCGCGTCGTGTAGCCGGCGGCGTTGTTGGAGATGATCTCCGTCTCCTTGGTGGCGGTGCCGTTGCGCGTCCCCTCGCGGAGGGCGTCACCGGTGGCCGCGACCCCGAGCGGCGCGATCCCGAGGACCAGGATCGTGGACGCGATGACGACGTGGCGGGTACGGGTGTTGAATGAGCGCATGATGAGTGCTGCGCCGCACGGGCCATGGCGGATGCCCCAGTTGGCGTGCCCGCGATGCCGCAACCGAGAGGTTGCTCAACACCCGGTGGTCGAACGCGAATCCGACATCCGGTCCAATGTGAGACGCCAGTGGGGCCGCCACCCTCCGGGGCTATGAAACCTGCTCGAGCCGCGTCGCGGCTGGCGGCGATGGCGTGCGCGCTCGGCCTGGTCATGGCCGCGCCCGCTTCTGCCGCCGACCTCGACCTTGAGACGCTGGACGGGCCGACCGCGGTCAAGCTGATGGACGAAGGCAAGCTGACCTCCGTCGAGCTCACCCGCGCGTACATCGCCCGCATCGCCGCGCTGAACAAGCGCGGGCCTGGCCTCAACGCCGTGTCGCAGCTCAACGCGCAGGCGATCAAGGACGCCGCGCTGCTCGACAAGGAGCGCAAGGAGGGGCACGTGCGTGGCCCCGCGCACGGCCTGCCGATCCTGCTCAAGGACCTGATCGACGTCAAGGGCATGTACACGTCGGCGGGCAACTTCTCGCTGCGCAACTCCTTCCCGCAGATCGACTCCGGCGTGGCCAAGAAGCTGCGTGAGAGCGGGGTCGTGATCCTCGGCAAGCTGGGGCTGTCCGAGTACGCGAACTACTTCGGCAACCAGCCGTCGGGCTTCAGCAACCTCACGGGCCAGGTGCTCAACGCGGTCGACGCGGACCAGAACCCGTCGGGCTCCTCGTCCGGCTCGGGCTCCGCGTCCGCCGCCGCGCTGTCGACGCTCGTCGTCGGCACGGAGACGTCCGGCTCGATCATCTCGCCCTCGCAGGCGAACGGGCTCGTCGGCCTGCGCCCGACCGTCGGCCTGGTGCCGGGCTACGGCATCGCGCCGATCTCCGCCTCGCAGGACACGGCCGGCCCGATGGACCGCACGGTCGCCAACGCGGCGCTCACGCTGCAGTCGATCGCGGGCTACGACGCGCACAACGCCGAGTACTACAAGGGCATCTGGGGTCCGGGGATCAAGGACGAGGACATCATCCCGCCCGTCCCGGCCACGGTCCCGAACTACGTCTCGGCGCTGGACCTGAACTTCGTGCGCGGCAAGCGCATCGGCTACAACGGCGCGCTCACCGAGGGCACGCCGCTCAAGCAGGCCTACGACGCGCTCGCCGCGGCCGGCGCGATCCTCGTCGAGCGTCCGGTGATCAGCCCGAGCGGCATCCCCGGCGGCGTGCTCGCCTACGAGGCCAAGCGCGACATCGGCTCCTACTACAAGCACCTCGGCCCGGAGGCGCCGATCAAGACGGTCGAGCAGGAGATGGCCGACAACACGCTCAACGCCCACGAGGCGCTGAAGTTCGGCAACGCGACGCACGCCAGCGCGTTCGCGATCGACATCTCGCCCGACTCGCCCGCGTCGGTCCAGTACCGCAGCGACCTGCTCGTCGGCAAGCAGCTGAGCCACTCCGGGATCGACCGGATGATGCAGAACGACACGCCGGCAGACCCGAGCGACGACTTCATCGCGATCCTCGGCAGCGTCTCCAACGGCGCCCGCGCCGGCTACCCGCAGATGACGATCCCGATGGGCTACAACGACACCCAGCGGCGGACGCTGAACGTCTCGATCCACGCCAACGCGTACAAGGAGCGGGACCTGATCGGCGTCGGCTACGTGATCGAGCAGGGCACGAAGCTGCGCAAGCCGGTGTCCCAGATCAACCCGAGCATGTACCGCTGCGCCGACACGACGCCCAAGCCGGCGTTCGCCGAGCGCGGCGCCTGCAACCCGAGCTACAAGGACGCGCTGGCGCTGGCCGGCGGCACGGAGACGATCCTGCCGTTCTCGCTCGAGACGGAGTCCGCCGCGTCGCTGCGTGACCGGCTCGCCTCGGGCACGCTGACGTCGGAGGCGCTGACCAAGGCGTACCTGACGCGGATCGCGCTCGTGAACGCCGAGGGCCCGGCGCTCCAGGCCGTGCGGTCGCTGAACGCGGACGCGGTGGCGCAGGCGAAGGCGCTGGATGCCGAACGCGCCGCGGGCACGGTTCGCGGTCCGCTGCACGGCCTGCCGGTCCTGCTCGACGACACGATCGACGCGGCCGGGCTCCCGACCACGGGCGGTTCGATCGCGCTCCAGAACCACAAGCCCGCGGCCGACGCCGCGCTCGTCGCCAAGCTCAAGGCGGCAGGCGCGATCGTGCTCGGCAAGACGAACGTCACCGAGCTCGGCGGCCTCTTCGACGCCAACCTGCCCGAGGGCTACTCGTCGCTCGGCGGCCAGGTGCTGCTGCCGTCGGACACCGACAAGACGCCGGCGGGCTCCTCCGCGGGCTCGGCCGCGGCCACCGCGACCGGCCTCGCCGCGCTGACGATCGGCACGGAGACGTCGACCGACACGGCGCAGCTGATCGCTCCCGCGGGCGTCGCGGGCGTCGTCGGCCTCAAGCCCAGCGTCGGCGCGGTCTCGACGACCGGCGTGCTGCCGATCGCCAAGGCCCAGGACGCGGCCGGCCCGATCACCCGCACGGTCGCCGACGCCGCGACCGCGTTCGAGGTGCTCTCCGGCAAGACGGTGAGCCTGAACGCCTCCGCGGCCGGCACCAAGGTGGCCGTGATCAACAACACCACCGCGCCGTACCCGGCCGCGATCACCGCGCTGACCGGCGCGGGCGCGACCACGGTGACGAAGACGGTCGGCACGCCCGCCAGCGTCCCGAGCATCGTCACGCGCTCGTTCGAGACGGACCTGAACGCGTACCTCGGCGGCAAGGCCACGCTGAAGTCGATCACCGACTACAACGCCGCCAACCCGGTCGAGGGGCTCAAGTACCAGCAGCGCGAGCTGACGGCGGCGCTGTCGCCCGACACCTCGGCGCTGGAGGCCGACACCACGGCCGGCAAGGCCGCCAACGCGGCCGTCATCGACGCGCTGCTCGCGGACACCGACGTGATCATGGTGCCGTCGGGCAACGCGCTCGTCGGCTACGCGGACCGCGCGGGCTACCCGGTCCTGACCGTCCCGGCCGGCTTCGGCACGGGCAGCGCGGGCCGCAACCCGATCGGCGTCACGTTCGTCGCGGCGGCCGGCGCCGAGGCGAAGCTGCTGTCCGCGGGCTACGCGTTCGAGCAGGCGACGAAGGTCCGGCAGGCGCCGTCCTTCACGAACCCGAGCATGTTCCGCTGCGTGCCCGGCTCCACGTTCTACTCGCCGCACCACTGCCACCCGGGCGACCTCGAGTCCCCGACGGCGGCCGGTCCGAACGAGACGGCGGTCGCGGGTGACGTCGGCGGTACCGTGCCGGCGACGCTCGCGCTGACGCTGGGCGCTCCGGCCTCGTTCGGCGCGTTCACGCCGGGCTTCCCCAAGACCTACAGCGCGACGACGAAGGCGACGGTCATCTCGACCGCCGGCGACGCGACGCTGACGGTCGCGGATCCGTCCACGACGGCGACCGGCCATCTGGTCAACGGCTCGCTGAAGCTGCCGAAGCCGCTCGGTGGGCTGGGCGTCGTGAAGACGTGGACGGCGCCCACCTCCAACGAGGAGGTGCCGGTGACGTTCACGCAGGAGGTCGGAGCGAACGACGCGCTGCGCACCGGGTCCTACTCGAAGACCCTGGCGTTCACGTTGTCGACGACGACGCCGTAGCAAGTTGCAGGGGGTCGCACGCTCGCTGGGTGCCGTTGAGGGGCGGCCGGGGGAAGCGAGCGTGCGGCGCGGTCGAACGCGGGCGGGTGACGGAAGGGGAAGAGGGACGCTCCGTCACCCGCCGCGACCGCGCTCGATCACGCCGTGCTCGTAGGCGTAGATCACGGCTTGCACGCGGTCGCGGAGGCCGAGCTTGCCGAGCAGGTTGGACACGTGGCGCTTGGCCGTGGGCTCGGCGACCACCAGCGCCGCCGCGATCTCCGCGTTGCTGAGCCCGCCGGCGATCAGCTGGAGCACCTCGCGCTCGCGGTCGGTGAGTCCGTGCAGGTCGGCCTTCGGCGTGAGCGGCGGGAGCCGATGCGCCACCCGGTCGAGCAGCTGGCGGGTGACGTTGGGGCTCAGGACGGCGTCACCGCTGGCCACGGCCTTGACCGCCGCAACCAGCTCCTGGCGCGGGACGTCCTTGGTCAGGAACCCGGACGCGCCGGCGCGGAGCGCTTCGACGATGCACTCGTCGAGGCCGAAGGTGGTGAGCACGAGCACCTTGTGCCGTGGCAGCCGCCGCGTCGCCTCGATGCCGTCCAGCCGCGGCATGCGGACGTCCATCAGGATCACGTCGGGGTGGTGGCGCTGCGCCTGCTCGACGGCCTGCTCGCCGTCGTCGGCCTCGGCCACGACCACGATCTGGCCCGTCGCCTCGAGCACGGTCTTGAAGCCGGTGCGCATCAGCGGCTGGTCGTCGGCGATCAGGACGCGGATCATGCGTACGGGATCCTCGCCTCGACCTCGTGGCCGTCCCTGGTCGCGCTGACCATGAGCGACCCGCCGAAGGCGCTGACGCGCTCGCTCAGGCCGACCATCCCGTGGCCGTGGCTGATGCCGAGCGACCGCCCGCCCGCATCGGCGATCGACAGCCGCAGCCGGTCCTCGTCGTAGCCGATGGTGACCGTCGCCGGTGCGCCGTGGGCGTGGCGGATCACGTTCGTCACGGCCTCCTGCACGATCCGGTAGACGGACGCGTCGAGCCCCTTGGAGAGCGGCCGCGGCGTGCCCTCGATCGCGAGCGTGATCGGCGTGCCGGCCGCGCGGGCGCCGTCGAGGATCTCGTCCAGCTGGTCCAGCCCCTTGCGTTCGGGGTCCTCGTTGCGCAGCACGCGGTGCAGCTCGGCCATCGTCCTCCGGCCCTGGGCGGCGATCGCGTCCGCTCGCTCGTCGCCGGTGACCGCGGCGAGCGCCTCGGCCTGGACCACCATCAGCGTGACGTCGTGGCCGACCAGGTCGTGGATCTCGCGCGCGATCCGCAGCCGCTCCTCGGACGCCGCGTTGCGGGCGAGCAGCTCGCGGCGCACCGTGACGAAGCGGGCGGTCGCGATGGTGACGGCGGCGAAGCCGGCGACGGACACCGGCTCCAGCGGGTGGTCGAGGTCGGCGAGCTGCGCGGCCGCCAGCGCCACGGCCGCGACGACCGCGGGCTTGAGCCCGCGGTCGGCGGCGATCCAGTACAGCGGGACGAGCGCGAGCAGCGCCAGGAACGGCAGCACCAGGCTCGCCGCGAGGATCGCGACGAGCAGTGGCACGGCGTTCTGGCGCAGCATGAGCACGGGTCAGATCTCCTGGATGCGGGTCCTCCACAGGCCGGCGCCGAGCGCGGCGGCGGCCCAGGCGAGGATGATCGCGATGGCGCCGACGAGGGGCAAGGTCGCGACGAGGCCGTCGGCGTTGTCCAGGCGGCTGATGGCCACGGCGGGGATGGCGAAGCGGCCGTCGCCGAGCACGTCGAGCTGGGCGAGCAGCGGCGCCACGCCGAGCTGGAACGCCAGCACGAAGCCCATCACCTGGCCGGAGCGGCCGGTCAGCGCGGACAGGCCGACGCAGACGGCGGCGGTGAGGGCGCCGCTCACGAGCACGCTGAGCGCGCCGCGGAGCGCCTCGGTCAGCGGAGGCGTCGCGATCACCGCCGCCACCACCAGCGCCACCAGCAGGATCGCGAGCGTGACCAGCCACGCCGCGGGCACGCGCGCGAAGAACAGGGCGCTGCGGTTGCGGCCGGTGGCGACGAGGTCGCGGAAGACGCCGCTCTCGATGTCGGCACCGCCCGCGGTCGCACCGATGACCGCGCCGGCGACCGCGGCGAGCAGGGTGAGGATGCCGACGGCGCTCTCGAAGTCGGTCGTCTTGTCCAGCGCGGCGCCGATCCCGAAGTAGAGGGCGACGGCGCCGACCGTGAGCCCGGCGGTCACGGCCAGCATCCCCTGCCGGCGGCGCAGCTTGAGCACGTCGGCTTCGATCAGGCGCAGCATCACGCGTTCTCCAACCGGGTCGTCATCGACAGGAACTGGTCCTCGAGGCTGCGCTTGACCGGGTTCACGCGCTCGACCGCGACGCCCTCGGCGATCAGGCGGGTGAGCAGCGAGGTGACGACGTCGGCGTCGCGCGGCGCGTCCGGGGCGAGCGTGGCGCGGATGCCGCCGTCGTGCTCGACGGCTCGATGGACGGTCGGCGCGGCGGCCAGGATGTGCGTGGCCCGGACGGCGGGCGCGGCGACGATGTCGATCGTGCGCTCGTCGCTCATCGCGGTCAGCTGCTCGATCGTGCCCTGCGCGACCACGCGCCCCTGGTCGACGATCGCGGCGCTGTCGCACGTCTTTTCGACCTCGTCGAGCAGGTGGCTCGAGAGCAGGACCGTGCGGCCCTCGTCGACGAGCGAGCGGACCAGGTGGCGGAACTCCAGGATGCCCGCGGGGTCGAGGCCGTTGACGGGCTCGTCGAGGATCAGCAGCTCGGGATCGCAGAGCAGGCAGCGGGCGATCCCGAGGCGCTGGCGCATGCCGAGCGAGTAGCCCTTGACCACGTCGTCGGCCCGGGCGCCCAGGCCGACGCGCTTGAGCGCGGCGTCGATGCGGCCGCGGGCGGCGGGCTCGCGTGCCGCGGCATGGACCAGCAGGTTCTCGCGCCCGGTCAGGTGCGGGTGGAAGCGCGGCTCCTCGACGATCGCGCCCACCCGGGCGAGCGCCTGCGCGCGCCCACCCGGCAGGTCGTGGCCGAGCAGGCGCATCGTCCCCGAGGTGGGCGTGGCCAGGCCGAGCAGCAGCCGCACGAGCGTCGTCTTGCCGGCGCCGTTGCGGCCGAGGAAGCCGAACGCGGTCCCCCGGGGCACCTCCAGGTCGATCGACTCCAAGGCGGCCCGCGCGCCGAAGCGCTTGCCCAGGCCGTGGGTCTCGATGGCGAGCGATGTCATGGCTCGATCGTCCGCTGCGGCGACGGTCCTGTCGTCGGCCGGGCGACCTATCTGCGCAGGTGGAGTGATCCGATCGGATCAGTCCTATTCTTGGAGCCATGCCGTTGACCGTGGAGATCTGGTCCGACGTCGTGTGCCCGTGGTGCTACATCGGCAAGCGGCGGTTCGAGAAGGCGCTGGAGCAGTTCGAGCACCGGGACGAGGTCACCATCCTGTGGCGTTCCTTCGAGCTGGACCCCGACGCCGCGCGTGACGTGCCCGGCACGGCGGCCGAGCGGCTCGCCGGCAAGTACGGGATGAGCCTGGAACGCGCGCAGCAGCTGCACGCCGAGATGGAGGAGCGCGCCGCGGGCGAGGGTTTGGAGTACCACCTGGAGCAGTCCAAGGGTGGGAACACGTTCGACGCGCACCGGATGATCCACCTCGCCGCCACCTACGGCCACCAGGGCGCCGCGCAGGAGCGGCTCATGCGCGCGTACTTCACCGAGGGCGAGTCGCTCGGCGTGTGGGACACGCTCGTGCGGCTGATGGAGGAGGTCGGCGTCGATCCGGAGGAGGCGCGCTCCGCGCTGAAGCTGGAGAAGTTCGCCGAGGACGTGCGCGAGGACGAGGCGCTCGCGCAGCAGCTCGGGATCCAGGGCGTGCCGTTCTTCGTGTTCGATCGCCGCTACGGGCTCTCGGGCGCGCAGCCGCCGGAGACGATGCTCGCCGCGCTCGAGAAGGCGTGGGAAGAGGCGGTTAACCTCCAGGCGTGATCCTCGCCGCCGCTGTCGCTCTCGCCACCTCCTGGGTGCAGGTCGCGCCCACCGAGCAGGCGGCGATGACGCGCAGCGGGACGCTCTACCTCGCGTGGGCGAGCGGCGGGCAGCTGGTCTTCAACGACCCGTCGTTCCTGGAGACGGAGCCGATCGCGCCGGCGCCGGATGTGCGCCCGGCGTTCTTCCCCGGAGGTGACGGCCTGCGGGT is a genomic window containing:
- a CDS encoding alpha/beta hydrolase produces the protein MAAAVRHDVTIGSEVAAWLWHPEGAKGCVVLGHGLSAVRDQRLDAFAERFAEAGLAALAFDYRHFGASSGQPRQLLDIKRQLEDWRTAVAYARGLEGVERVGLFGSSFGGGHATEIAASDPSISAVVLQCAMVDGLPAALKIPPKTTAKLAKVALQDEIGSRLGRKPKYVPAVGAPGELALMSTEDAVSGFASMTPENSLWVNAVAARIGLWVGTYRPARNAASITCPVLVALCEKDSLVSNEALEKLADAAPQGELVRYPIGHFELYSGEWFERAVTREAEFFARHLSA
- a CDS encoding amidase family protein translates to MKPARAASRLAAMACALGLVMAAPASAADLDLETLDGPTAVKLMDEGKLTSVELTRAYIARIAALNKRGPGLNAVSQLNAQAIKDAALLDKERKEGHVRGPAHGLPILLKDLIDVKGMYTSAGNFSLRNSFPQIDSGVAKKLRESGVVILGKLGLSEYANYFGNQPSGFSNLTGQVLNAVDADQNPSGSSSGSGSASAAALSTLVVGTETSGSIISPSQANGLVGLRPTVGLVPGYGIAPISASQDTAGPMDRTVANAALTLQSIAGYDAHNAEYYKGIWGPGIKDEDIIPPVPATVPNYVSALDLNFVRGKRIGYNGALTEGTPLKQAYDALAAAGAILVERPVISPSGIPGGVLAYEAKRDIGSYYKHLGPEAPIKTVEQEMADNTLNAHEALKFGNATHASAFAIDISPDSPASVQYRSDLLVGKQLSHSGIDRMMQNDTPADPSDDFIAILGSVSNGARAGYPQMTIPMGYNDTQRRTLNVSIHANAYKERDLIGVGYVIEQGTKLRKPVSQINPSMYRCADTTPKPAFAERGACNPSYKDALALAGGTETILPFSLETESAASLRDRLASGTLTSEALTKAYLTRIALVNAEGPALQAVRSLNADAVAQAKALDAERAAGTVRGPLHGLPVLLDDTIDAAGLPTTGGSIALQNHKPAADAALVAKLKAAGAIVLGKTNVTELGGLFDANLPEGYSSLGGQVLLPSDTDKTPAGSSAGSAAATATGLAALTIGTETSTDTAQLIAPAGVAGVVGLKPSVGAVSTTGVLPIAKAQDAAGPITRTVADAATAFEVLSGKTVSLNASAAGTKVAVINNTTAPYPAAITALTGAGATTVTKTVGTPASVPSIVTRSFETDLNAYLGGKATLKSITDYNAANPVEGLKYQQRELTAALSPDTSALEADTTAGKAANAAVIDALLADTDVIMVPSGNALVGYADRAGYPVLTVPAGFGTGSAGRNPIGVTFVAAAGAEAKLLSAGYAFEQATKVRQAPSFTNPSMFRCVPGSTFYSPHHCHPGDLESPTAAGPNETAVAGDVGGTVPATLALTLGAPASFGAFTPGFPKTYSATTKATVISTAGDATLTVADPSTTATGHLVNGSLKLPKPLGGLGVVKTWTAPTSNEEVPVTFTQEVGANDALRTGSYSKTLAFTLSTTTP
- a CDS encoding serine hydrolase domain-containing protein, producing the protein MLTVEIDPAEAGFDARRLARIDTHYARYVDEGKLPGFLAVVARDGKVVHVAKAGRADLEAGRAVADDTLWRIYSMTKPITSVAAMLLWEEGAFELKDPVAKYIPAFADARVWAGGNQNAPVTRPAVEPVRIWHLLTHTAGMTYGFHYAHPLDGVYRAHGYEFGSRDSLEDTVNAWARLPLLFEPGTEFNYSVATDVVGRLVEVLSGQPLDVFLQERIFDPLGMTDTAFSAVDPDRMAALYEPGLKRNDRLGAPALHPPEMLSGGGGLVGTAADYHRFTSMLVRDGAPLLAPRTLRLMAQNHLPGGAELKDIARPTISETQNDGMGFGLGFSVVLDPPATKIATAPGELAWGGLASTAFWVSPQDRLSVQFFTQLIPSSTYPLRSQLRQLVYQAMME
- a CDS encoding GDSL-type esterase/lipase family protein, yielding MRARWIPLAALCVAAALPSAASADTVVAVGDSAISGEAGRWAGNTNQSASKTDALGAGAYDDAGGAESTPGCHRSRSAEVHIGDRVKSVNLACSGARTYSRTSDGKWKPGLDFAVSGANKGQARMLQDLASTDPDIKAVVVLIGANDYGFADILETCVTNWITSPSWWKNYCHDDSNLTAMFSAANINAITTNVRAAFNRLKQAMGNAGYDESRYEILAQTYSAPLPLSGGMRYPETGWSRQSVGGCGAWNADVNWARNTVVETLNNTVKNAVAGMSNVQVLDAVGALNGRRLCESTVGLLEEKGVATWQSPGAVDKTEWVHQIRTTSTIFGPYQLQEDGHPNYWGQLALRNCFRQAYNSGAPRGGACARGTGLNAKGEPNMALN
- a CDS encoding glutathione S-transferase N-terminal domain-containing protein, with protein sequence MRAKLVGVPGSHPVISAELMLRHKGVEYTRLDLPNMTHKVMLPLLRFRGSTVPVMTIEGKRVSGTMRIARALETLVPEPPMLIQDTGEEAWADSVLQDGVRQLARYAIGQDEEAMASFLHQPLLGIPVGVVKPTLPVLRPVVARQMRPKPGTAQACLQALPGQLDRVDALLAEGVIGGERPNVVDFQVAPSVRLMLTFDQLREHIDARPAGQHARRYVPDYPGRFRAVFPDAWLPL